In Sphingobacterium sp. PCS056, the following proteins share a genomic window:
- a CDS encoding restriction endonuclease, with protein sequence MSDKYDLNWEEYEAITKYIYEALGVEYGIKVLGFGRTSKVKGRSGVKHQVDVLTEQFNGEQQILTAIECKYVNKKVNKDVVMKLSKIMEDSDIASGIIVCKAGFTRDTLIFAEHEGIKLVELREADENDEDFKKTFEIGTLNLHINMIVSRANVTSIDFGSITITDEKKIMSLYYMNLNDSYNIVTPFSKYLRMFSDELELRKSLLKTTTIDFSISKKLSLKLPNEEIAVEKISITGFFTKTDRSSKRSFLLKDQVWMIMEELFDKRKLTLSKSGLIWNLPQTHQ encoded by the coding sequence ATGTCCGATAAATACGATCTAAATTGGGAGGAATATGAAGCCATCACTAAATACATTTATGAGGCACTGGGGGTTGAGTATGGAATTAAAGTACTAGGATTTGGAAGAACATCAAAAGTAAAAGGGAGATCAGGTGTGAAGCATCAGGTTGACGTGCTAACTGAACAATTTAATGGTGAACAGCAAATACTTACAGCAATCGAATGTAAGTATGTGAATAAAAAAGTTAACAAGGACGTCGTTATGAAACTTTCCAAGATTATGGAGGATTCGGATATAGCGAGTGGCATCATTGTTTGTAAAGCGGGTTTTACTAGAGACACATTGATTTTTGCCGAACATGAAGGAATAAAATTGGTTGAACTAAGGGAAGCCGACGAAAATGATGAGGATTTCAAAAAGACGTTCGAAATTGGAACACTCAATCTTCACATCAATATGATAGTTTCTCGGGCTAACGTCACAAGCATAGATTTTGGTAGCATAACTATTACTGATGAAAAGAAAATAATGTCACTATATTATATGAATCTGAATGATTCATATAATATAGTGACTCCTTTTAGTAAGTACCTGAGAATGTTTTCTGATGAATTGGAATTGAGAAAAAGTCTTTTAAAAACTACAACTATAGATTTTTCAATAAGCAAAAAGCTGTCATTGAAGTTACCGAATGAAGAAATCGCTGTCGAAAAAATATCAATTACAGGATTTTTTACAAAGACAGATAGAAGTTCCAAGAGATCATTCCTGTTGAAAGATCAGGTTTGGATGATAATGGAAGAGCTATTTGATAAAAGGAAACTAACTTTGTCAAAAAGTGGATTAATTTGGAATCTACCACAGACTCACCAATAA
- a CDS encoding deoxyguanosinetriphosphate triphosphohydrolase family protein yields the protein MISTDLENYCLEKENELLKISNMRVDDTHTPSTFYYRDNADIDYSRVLYSSSCRRLQGKMQLFIPKSQVFYRNRLTHSLEVAQIAKTISKRLKLEDNLTVQTCALAHDIGNPPFGHAGEVFLSKVCSENPYEGNAQTFRILNKLEERHHDFNGLNLTIRTMLGVVKYLKPEFEVINGPDGDYKKSNKKFLYNSDYKLVTKWIEKHNITHKTIDCEIMDLSDEIAYAIHDLEDALKLKYFTIDELLYEFSIDDKYKKVLLQFKKYIVAARKFAEKASVYKTSEEYAMLYRKELTSILTTAFVNDIDLIDGKLGYKELNLLVSGLKALTFKAIKRQPDIVEYEQLGQHILTRLYELYTDKTYNLEMVLLPANYRAVDHWERKVQDYIGGMMDIYAIQQYEKYFGQLDKKGIYFK from the coding sequence ATGATATCAACAGATTTAGAAAATTACTGTTTAGAAAAAGAAAACGAGCTTTTAAAGATTTCTAATATGAGAGTAGATGACACTCATACTCCATCAACATTTTATTACCGAGATAATGCAGATATTGACTACTCTAGAGTGTTATATTCATCATCATGTAGAAGATTACAGGGAAAAATGCAACTATTTATTCCCAAAAGCCAAGTTTTCTACAGAAACAGACTAACACATAGTCTCGAGGTTGCGCAGATTGCAAAAACTATAAGTAAGAGGTTAAAGCTCGAAGACAATTTAACAGTACAAACTTGTGCCTTAGCACATGATATCGGTAATCCACCTTTCGGGCATGCTGGTGAGGTATTTTTAAGTAAAGTTTGTTCAGAAAATCCATATGAAGGTAATGCTCAAACTTTTAGAATATTAAATAAATTGGAAGAACGTCATCATGATTTTAATGGTTTAAATTTAACTATCAGAACTATGTTGGGAGTTGTTAAATATCTCAAGCCTGAATTTGAAGTTATAAATGGACCTGACGGAGATTATAAAAAATCAAATAAAAAATTCTTATATAATAGTGACTATAAATTAGTTACTAAATGGATTGAGAAACATAATATTACCCACAAGACTATTGATTGTGAAATTATGGATTTATCTGACGAAATAGCTTATGCAATTCATGATCTTGAAGATGCTCTGAAATTAAAGTACTTTACCATAGATGAATTATTATACGAATTTTCAATTGACGATAAATACAAAAAGGTACTTCTTCAATTTAAAAAATATATTGTAGCAGCCAGAAAATTTGCAGAAAAAGCGTCAGTATATAAAACATCTGAAGAATACGCAATGTTATATAGAAAGGAATTAACTTCAATTCTCACAACTGCGTTTGTTAATGATATAGATTTGATAGATGGTAAACTTGGTTATAAAGAATTGAATTTATTAGTATCTGGCTTAAAAGCTCTTACATTTAAGGCTATAAAAAGACAGCCGGATATAGTTGAGTATGAACAACTAGGCCAACATATTCTTACCAGATTGTATGAATTATATACAGATAAAACCTATAATCTGGAGATGGTCTTGTTACCAGCCAATTATAGAGCTGTAGATCATTGGGAGCGTAAAGTACAAGATTATATTGGAGGAATGATGGATATTTATGCTATTCAACAATATGAAAAATACTTTGGTCAATTAGATAAGAAAGGAATTTATTTCAAATAG
- a CDS encoding nuclear transport factor 2 family protein, translating into MIEIVKRESVRKKDGPVVTMSHMDYHIICKVIDLIGQIGMDDEELSFLLGKANNYVFSYIANPNDKNKFKSDQVDLLPYLLNCYFSDLFSNNCPKGNIQLFHSQEINTDEDKGFSHIIYDSNGKGTRIIWTKKKNEKGAFRKTNKNLLDLLKKWIDESILDLPTSSIDIWKKLKSEAQFTFFISDLEKCIKILSTKSILTKQTINGIIYYWKSHPQTSIIVHYINAYNAFKPKDMCKNIAEDVVFENIHDGNTTMSLKGKDAFLEQAVSVLDLFATRKQIITSILHRNNISEITIDYEAKLAKDLPNGLKKGQELKLKGKSIFEFSDDGKIMKLVDVSG; encoded by the coding sequence TTGATTGAAATAGTAAAAAGAGAATCGGTACGAAAGAAGGACGGTCCAGTAGTGACTATGTCTCATATGGATTATCATATTATATGCAAAGTCATTGATCTAATAGGACAAATAGGAATGGATGATGAGGAATTATCGTTTCTACTGGGAAAAGCCAACAATTACGTCTTTAGCTACATCGCTAATCCAAACGATAAAAATAAGTTCAAGTCTGATCAGGTTGACCTGCTCCCCTATTTACTAAATTGTTATTTCTCTGATTTATTCTCGAATAATTGCCCGAAAGGCAATATCCAGCTCTTCCACAGCCAGGAAATAAATACCGACGAAGACAAAGGTTTTAGCCATATTATCTACGACAGCAACGGAAAAGGCACACGAATTATATGGACAAAGAAGAAAAATGAAAAGGGAGCATTCAGAAAAACCAATAAAAATTTACTTGATCTTCTAAAAAAATGGATCGATGAAAGTATCCTCGATTTACCAACGTCCTCAATTGATATTTGGAAAAAGCTCAAATCAGAAGCACAGTTTACATTTTTTATCAGTGATCTAGAAAAATGCATCAAAATACTATCTACCAAAAGCATTTTAACTAAGCAAACTATTAATGGTATAATCTATTATTGGAAGTCTCACCCTCAAACTTCTATTATAGTCCATTACATCAATGCATACAATGCTTTTAAACCTAAAGATATGTGCAAGAATATAGCTGAGGATGTTGTGTTTGAGAATATCCATGATGGTAATACAACGATGTCGTTAAAAGGCAAAGATGCCTTTCTAGAACAGGCTGTGTCGGTGTTAGATTTATTTGCGACTCGCAAGCAGATTATCACCTCCATCCTACACCGCAACAATATCTCTGAAATCACAATCGACTACGAAGCTAAATTAGCCAAAGATCTTCCAAATGGTCTAAAGAAAGGGCAAGAACTAAAGCTAAAAGGCAAGTCAATATTTGAGTTTTCTGATGATGGAAAGATTATGAAGTTGGTGGATGTTAGTGGGTAA
- a CDS encoding ImmA/IrrE family metallo-endopeptidase: MNNINELYDILGIRHQKNLVDLIEEKKALLNIKTNIHLAAILSINKDTLSRIIKNEDYKIDIVSLIKLANFLELDVDKVVSAYIANTTKEIIEEIEHSKKASFIANNFDLNGLEKINFIKDKSNIIDIEHRIVDFFGLKSIYDYKENFAYSLFSKSKLKSQDFMNEFWIKCAYNQFNRIQNNNDFSVERLEDMVTKIRPYTLNIDTGLLTIVRALFNIGITVIVQDYISKTAVFGASFFINNKPCIVLTNHYKRYDLLWFTLFHELAHIIFDLEELKSQKFHLSGMADLLLLNEERANRFAEEMLFNEDKLNYISSNINNYNLVKAYAERNYVHPSIIYGFYIKKNSNKEEHYKRYSKYLISSEQAIAPLKSNIWDYDKNVQLELEKILDKINA; encoded by the coding sequence ATGAACAACATCAACGAACTATATGATATTTTAGGAATACGACATCAAAAAAATCTTGTGGATTTGATTGAGGAAAAAAAAGCGCTTCTGAATATAAAAACAAATATTCATCTTGCTGCAATACTAAGTATTAATAAAGATACCCTATCTCGAATTATAAAAAATGAAGACTATAAAATCGATATTGTTAGTCTGATCAAATTAGCTAATTTCTTAGAATTGGATGTTGATAAAGTTGTTTCAGCTTATATAGCAAATACAACAAAAGAAATAATCGAAGAAATTGAACATAGTAAAAAAGCTTCTTTTATTGCAAACAACTTTGATCTTAATGGATTAGAAAAAATAAATTTTATAAAAGATAAAAGCAACATAATCGATATTGAACATAGAATTGTAGATTTTTTCGGTCTTAAATCGATTTATGATTATAAAGAAAATTTTGCTTACTCTTTATTCAGTAAATCTAAATTAAAATCACAGGATTTCATGAATGAATTCTGGATTAAGTGTGCATATAATCAATTTAACAGAATTCAAAACAATAATGATTTTTCTGTTGAAAGATTAGAAGATATGGTGACTAAAATTCGTCCATATACACTCAATATAGATACTGGTCTCCTAACAATTGTAAGAGCTTTATTCAATATCGGAATAACAGTCATTGTGCAAGATTATATATCTAAAACTGCTGTTTTTGGTGCTAGTTTTTTCATTAACAACAAACCTTGTATTGTTTTGACAAATCATTACAAGAGATATGATTTATTATGGTTTACGCTATTTCATGAACTTGCACATATCATTTTTGATTTAGAAGAGTTAAAATCTCAAAAATTTCACCTAAGTGGAATGGCAGACTTACTATTATTAAATGAGGAAAGAGCAAATAGGTTTGCAGAAGAAATGCTGTTCAATGAAGATAAATTAAATTACATTTCTTCAAATATAAATAACTACAATTTAGTGAAAGCATATGCAGAACGAAACTATGTACATCCTTCGATAATTTATGGTTTCTATATAAAGAAGAATTCCAATAAAGAGGAACATTATAAGAGATATAGTAAATATTTAATTTCGTCTGAACAGGCAATTGCCCCACTAAAATCTAACATATGGGACTACGATAAAAATGTTCAATTAGAACTGGAAAAGATTCTTGATAAAATAAACGCATAA
- a CDS encoding heavy metal-binding domain-containing protein, translating to MIVTSTNTIEGREVLRYFDPISATAVIGANALSEIGASFVDFFGGRSRNYENKLQELYKSVVESLKQNARSYRADAVIGFSINIDELSGKGTPIVYDHRYRYTSIAQ from the coding sequence ATGATCGTTACCAGTACCAATACCATCGAGGGGAGAGAAGTCCTGCGTTATTTTGATCCCATTTCAGCAACAGCTGTTATTGGAGCCAATGCTCTTAGTGAAATCGGAGCCAGCTTCGTGGACTTTTTCGGTGGGCGCTCCCGCAATTATGAAAACAAATTACAGGAGCTATATAAGAGCGTAGTGGAGTCTTTAAAGCAAAATGCACGTAGCTATCGGGCAGATGCTGTTATAGGCTTTAGCATCAATATTGATGAGCTGTCGGGCAAAGGAACGCCTATCGTTTATGATCACCGCTATCGGTACACCAGTATTGCTCAATGA
- a CDS encoding caspase family protein — MTKHAILIGVNKVPEMDLLSTPCSYAIQMQEWAESQGYITHLFIDKQVEGIQSRECNRELILNAISDIIEQGTDKILIYFAGHGFEQTAGNDIWLLPGYRRNSAESISIFLNKALAYTSGVPHIVFISDTCRSRSSTNSLRAVQGNEIIPSMDRMNPQTEVDVLYSTWPGQISTDVRVEGDEYRSIYSECLIECLHGRVDEVISNITRIVPGFPAVLSYELNSYLKENVPRLMRDAGSREQVPMGEINSRDPYFLSSFGEQNRTQQINETGLEYWAGDPKQSRDTRMLDEKLDSMIKLKVGPTKRSMRNLVNNFRKDYHFFTMEKLFREEMTGLHVTGINKPLIFSRRESDWKNRAYNASTRVFNFNDIDLGGGAIYLVGNKRSDRYYPVNVIPGFFTHVIFEKGEILTVNYYPTSGNAKYEARRFADEVAERKAHIILAAKNGIFQGTQELAGYLRSYKHLDPTLGLFAAYAYFQRGDYAGVRSVFDFMLNDRQTIVEDIWLLNFLSRGTVWDPYPYEIPLPLLTEGWSYLKMLDNPYEELSSQLQPGLWTSFTRKGFDFLYHRYNFRQI; from the coding sequence ATGACCAAACATGCAATATTAATCGGGGTAAATAAAGTTCCTGAAATGGATCTTTTATCAACTCCGTGTTCATACGCCATTCAGATGCAAGAATGGGCCGAATCCCAAGGATATATTACGCACCTCTTCATTGATAAACAAGTAGAAGGAATTCAAAGTAGAGAATGTAATCGCGAACTGATTTTAAATGCAATTTCTGACATTATCGAACAGGGAACCGACAAAATTCTCATTTATTTTGCGGGGCACGGATTTGAACAGACTGCGGGAAATGATATCTGGCTACTTCCGGGTTATCGTCGTAATTCTGCTGAGTCAATAAGCATTTTTCTCAACAAGGCGCTTGCGTATACATCCGGAGTACCTCACATCGTTTTTATATCAGACACATGTAGATCACGTTCTTCTACTAATTCTCTGCGGGCTGTTCAGGGAAATGAAATCATCCCATCCATGGATAGGATGAATCCTCAAACGGAAGTTGATGTCCTTTACTCTACATGGCCGGGGCAGATTTCTACAGATGTAAGGGTTGAAGGAGATGAGTACAGGAGTATTTACAGTGAATGTTTAATAGAATGTTTGCATGGTAGAGTTGATGAGGTTATCAGTAACATTACTCGCATAGTCCCAGGCTTCCCTGCTGTTTTATCTTACGAGCTAAATAGTTATTTAAAGGAAAATGTACCGAGATTAATGCGAGATGCTGGTTCAAGAGAACAGGTACCGATGGGTGAAATTAATTCCAGAGATCCTTATTTTTTATCAAGCTTTGGTGAACAAAACAGAACGCAACAAATTAACGAGACTGGACTCGAGTATTGGGCAGGTGATCCTAAACAATCTCGCGACACAAGAATGCTTGATGAAAAGCTCGATTCAATGATCAAATTAAAAGTTGGACCGACCAAAAGATCAATGAGGAATCTGGTAAATAACTTCAGAAAGGATTATCATTTTTTCACCATGGAGAAGCTTTTCAGAGAAGAAATGACAGGATTACACGTTACAGGAATAAACAAACCTTTAATTTTCAGCAGAAGAGAGTCTGATTGGAAAAACAGGGCGTACAATGCATCTACAAGGGTTTTCAATTTTAATGATATTGACCTTGGCGGTGGAGCAATATATTTAGTCGGAAATAAACGTAGTGACAGATATTATCCAGTTAATGTTATTCCGGGTTTCTTTACGCATGTCATATTTGAAAAAGGGGAAATTTTAACAGTTAACTACTATCCTACGAGCGGGAATGCTAAATACGAAGCGAGACGTTTTGCGGATGAAGTTGCGGAACGAAAGGCACATATTATTCTGGCCGCAAAAAACGGCATTTTTCAGGGAACTCAGGAACTTGCGGGATATTTACGTTCTTATAAACATCTTGATCCCACACTTGGACTTTTTGCCGCCTATGCTTATTTCCAACGTGGGGACTATGCTGGAGTAAGGTCAGTATTTGACTTTATGCTAAATGATCGCCAAACCATAGTCGAGGATATATGGCTTCTTAATTTTCTTTCTAGGGGAACGGTATGGGATCCGTATCCTTATGAAATTCCACTTCCATTATTAACAGAGGGCTGGTCATATTTAAAAATGCTGGATAATCCGTATGAAGAACTGTCTTCGCAGCTACAGCCCGGGTTATGGACGTCATTTACCCGAAAAGGTTTCGATTTTCTTTATCATAGATATAATTTTAGACAAATATAG
- the dgt gene encoding dGTP triphosphohydrolase translates to MNIKNKWELLLSDKRFREKTTILETDARNPFENDYGRLISSSPIRRLQDKTQVFPLEQSDYIRTRLTHSLEVSYIASSIGQSLESWLILEGDIPETKKGHLSSLLRVSGLIHDLGNPPFGHFGEEAVKKFFVDYFNTAKFKKRNKVEKILNEMEMADFTNFDGNVQTLRILSKLYYFGDSFGYNLTYSTLASSIKYPCNSLEGNKRDNEKIAKKKFGYFITEKSTYDKINDYLNLNNKRSPIVYLMEAADDIAYSAADIEDGIKLGIVNIEDVRRIFSDNLEDNKVEVLKNLDNLITDKNSGIIDESIAIQKFRIYTQRIMISNIIECFKLKYEIIMEGLLEDEIIKVSGAKDIRKAYKMLQYKIFDDSKILKKEIAGWEAIYGLLKIFVTASESEKFSSQGNNYESRIYKLISAGHTYVYENIETYENLEYKKFQMIVDFISGMTDTYAINLYQELKGIKL, encoded by the coding sequence ATGAATATTAAAAATAAATGGGAACTTCTCCTTAGCGATAAAAGATTCCGTGAAAAAACAACTATATTAGAAACCGATGCTAGAAATCCATTTGAAAATGATTACGGGCGTCTAATCTCTAGCTCACCAATAAGACGATTACAAGATAAAACACAAGTATTTCCTTTAGAACAAAGTGACTACATTAGAACACGTTTAACTCATTCCTTAGAGGTTTCATATATTGCAAGTTCAATTGGCCAAAGCCTTGAAAGCTGGCTAATATTAGAGGGTGATATTCCTGAAACAAAGAAGGGACATTTAAGCTCATTACTGAGAGTGTCCGGTTTGATTCATGATTTAGGAAATCCTCCTTTCGGACATTTTGGTGAGGAAGCTGTTAAAAAATTTTTTGTTGACTACTTTAATACAGCTAAATTCAAAAAACGTAATAAGGTAGAAAAAATTCTGAATGAAATGGAAATGGCAGATTTTACAAATTTTGACGGGAATGTTCAAACATTAAGAATCTTATCTAAATTGTATTATTTTGGTGATTCATTTGGTTATAATTTGACATACTCTACCCTAGCTTCTAGTATAAAATATCCATGTAATTCTCTGGAAGGTAATAAGAGGGATAATGAAAAAATTGCAAAAAAGAAATTTGGATATTTTATTACTGAAAAATCTACATATGATAAAATAAATGATTACTTAAATCTTAATAACAAAAGATCCCCAATAGTATATCTTATGGAAGCTGCAGATGATATTGCATATAGTGCAGCAGACATCGAAGATGGTATCAAATTAGGAATCGTAAATATTGAAGATGTAAGGAGAATTTTTAGTGATAACTTAGAAGATAATAAGGTTGAAGTTTTGAAGAACTTAGACAACTTGATCACTGATAAAAATAGTGGAATAATTGATGAGTCAATTGCAATTCAAAAGTTTAGAATTTATACACAAAGAATTATGATTTCTAATATAATCGAATGTTTTAAGTTGAAATATGAAATTATTATGGAGGGGCTATTAGAAGATGAAATTATCAAAGTATCTGGAGCTAAAGATATTCGAAAAGCATATAAGATGTTGCAATATAAAATATTTGATGATAGTAAAATTCTAAAAAAAGAAATAGCAGGCTGGGAGGCAATTTATGGCCTATTAAAAATCTTTGTTACTGCATCGGAGAGTGAAAAATTTAGTTCACAAGGAAATAATTACGAATCAAGGATTTACAAACTAATATCAGCTGGACATACCTATGTTTATGAAAATATTGAAACATATGAAAATCTGGAATATAAAAAATTCCAAATGATTGTTGATTTTATTTCAGGCATGACAGATACATATGCAATAAACTTGTATCAGGAATTAAAAGGAATTAAGTTATAA